The window TTAAATTGGCGGCCATGTAATCTGTATTGGCTTTTACCTCATCTTCATGCACTGCCGAACCAAAACAATTATAGCTATTCCAGCCCATGGGCGGGGTAGCGGCTACAGTTTGTGCCGATGCGGTGTTCGCGCCCAATAGTCCTGCCGCCAGGATACCGATATAAATTAAAGTCGATTTCATTTTATTGGCCGTAATAAGAGTTTGGTCCGTGTTTGCGTTCAAAATGCTTTTTAATGAGCGAATCTTTAAGGCGCGGCGCCTGGTTGTTGATTTGCTCGGTAAGGTAAGCCATTTGGGCTACGGCCTCTAAAACGGCGCTGTTATACACGGCTTTATGTGGCGTTTTACCCCATGTAAATGGCGCGTGGTTACCTACTAACACCATTTCTACCTCGTTATAGTCCAGCCCTTCGGCGGCAAAATGATCCATGATCTGGAAACCGGTTTGGTATTCATAGTCGCCTTCAATCATTTCATCGCTCATAGGCGGGGCACAGGGGATATCGGCTGTCAGGTGATCGGCATGTGTGGTGCCGAAGATAGGAATGTCACGCTGAGATTGCGCCCAGGCGGTGCCATAAGTAGAGTGTGTATGCACAATACCGCCAATGTTTGGCCAGTGTTTATAAAGCACCGCATGCGTTTTGGTATCCGACGACGGGCGCAGATCGCCCTCTACCGTAACCCCATCAAAATCAACAATCACCATTTTTTCGGGCGACAGATCTTCGTAAGGTACACCGCTTGGTTTTATAGCAAAAACGCCCAGTTCCCTATCTACAGCGCTTACATTGCCAAAGGTGAAAAGCACCAGCCCCAATTTGGGCAGCTGCATATTAGCTTCATAAGCAGCTTGTTTTATGTGTTGATACTTACTCATGCCAAAACAGAATTATCTTTAACACCCTGGGTTGCTTTTGCAGCTATTTGCTGAGCGATAAAACTGCCTAAGGTTTTGTATTTATTGTAACGGGCCAGGTATAAGGCTTCTTTTTCTTTATTAGGATAATACTCCACATCAAAGCCGCGGCCCATGCCCTGCATGGCATCCTCAACCGTTGGGTAAATGCCTGCAACAACAGCCGCAAACATGGCCGCGCCAAGAGCGCAGGTATGTTTAAATTGGTGAATGCGGATAGGCATACCCAATACATCGGCCATCATCTGCATTACAAACGGCGATTTTTTGGCCACGCCGCCAATACCTATAATACCTTTAACCGGGATACCCTCGCTGATAAAACGCTCTACAATGCTTTTAGCCCCAAAACAGGTAGCTTCGGCCAGTGAACGGAATACGCGTGGCGCATCGCTGCCTAAACCTAAACCGGTTATTGCGCCTTTTAACTCCTGGTTGGCATCAGGTGTACGGCGGCCATTAAACCAATCGATAGATAACTCGTTATCAAAATCCAAAGGCAGCAAATCGGCCTGGCGGCTTAATTCGGGGATGATCAGCTCGGCCATTTCGGCTTTTAAAGCCTCGGCGGTTGCTGTATCTATAATGGCTGACTGCGATAACAGGTTATTTAAAGGCCATAAAAGCACATTTTTAAACCAGGCATAAGTGTCGCCAAAGGCCGATTGGCCTGCTTCTAAGCCCGTCATCCCAGGTATAACCGAGCCATTTACCTGCCCGCAAATACCTGCTACCAGTTTGCCTTCAACCTCAACAGATGGCGCTACCAAAATATCGCAGGTTGATGTACCCATTACTTTACTTAAGTGGTAAGGCTCAATTTGCCCGCCTACCGCACCCATGTGCGCATCAAAGGCACCGGTACCTACAATAACATCGGTAGATAAGCCTAATTTTTCGGCCCATTCTGCACTCAGTGTTCCTGCGGCTTCATCTGCGGTATAGGTATCTTTAAATAGTTTATCGGTAATACCCGTCAATAACGGATCAAGCGACGAGAAAAATTCATCAGGTGGCAAGCCGCCAAATTCCTCGGCCCATAAAGCTTTATGACCGGCAGAGCAGCGGCCACGTTTAATTTCCTTAACATCGGTACCGCCTGTTAACAGGAACGGGATCCAATCGCAATGTTCTACCCACGAGTGCAGGGCTTCGCGTACCTGGGCATCAACCCTTACAATATGCAGCAATTTGGCCCAAAACCACTCGGAAGAGTAGATGCCGCCAACATATTTTAAATAATTGGTATCGAATTTTGTGGCATGTTCATTGATCTGGGCGGCTTCCAATACCGAAGTATGGTCTTTCCATAAAATGAACATGGCATTGGGGTTTTGCTCAAAACCGGGTGTTAAAGCTAATGGCTTACCAGTTTTATCAACCGCAATTGGGGTCGATCCTGTAGTATCTACCGATAGGCCTTTTACCTTTTTTGCAACTTCGGCGCCGCCTGCCTTTGCAATACAGTCTTTTATAGTAGTTTCTAATCCTTCTATATAGTCAAGGGGATGTTGCCTGAACTGGTTTTCGGCCGGTTTGCAAAATAAACCCTGCTGCCAGCGTGGGTAATTGAATACTGATGAGGCTATTTCTTCGCCGTTGTGTGCGTTGATTAACACGGAGCGAACAGAGTCGGACCCATAGTCCACTCCAATCACAAATTGGTCTTCTCTCATATTGGTTAAATAATTCGTGTTGAAGTAACACTTATTTTTTTACAATAAAAAATTTTTATTCAAAAACATTTTAATTGCTACTAAAACAGGGGCTTTAAAACTTAATTTGATAGTGTATCGGGGTTGGGGATAAAATTCATAAATGCCTGAAATTTAGCATAATAGTTTTGCATATTCAACTGATAGTAGTATGCGCCTCGCTTTGAGCCGGATTTATCTTTATCGTTTAGTTTAATGAGCAAACCGGTGGCCAAAACTCGTTTGCTGAAATTCCGCTTGTCAATCTGGGTGTTAAAAACACTCTCGTAAAGCGTTTGCAATTGCGGAATTGTAAACCTGGCCGGTAAAAGTTCAAACAAAATAGGGTGCATGGCGGCTTTGTACCTGATGCGTTTTTTTGCAGTCTCTACCATTTCCTGCTGGTCGAAAATGAGTTTGGGAACACGCTTTAGGGGGAACCAATCGGCATGGTAATCTTTACTTAGTTGTATCTCGTATTTGTTGATATCTATTAAAGCAAAGTAAGTAATTGATACGGTGCGTTCAATAGGATCGCGCTTTGTGCTGCCAAATGTGTGTAATTGCTCTAAGTAGACACCTTCAAGGCCGGTTAGTTGCTTTAAAATACGGTTGGCAGCCTGGTCAAGGCT is drawn from Mucilaginibacter ginsenosidivorax and contains these coding sequences:
- a CDS encoding L-ribulose-5-phosphate 4-epimerase; protein product: MSKYQHIKQAAYEANMQLPKLGLVLFTFGNVSAVDRELGVFAIKPSGVPYEDLSPEKMVIVDFDGVTVEGDLRPSSDTKTHAVLYKHWPNIGGIVHTHSTYGTAWAQSQRDIPIFGTTHADHLTADIPCAPPMSDEMIEGDYEYQTGFQIMDHFAAEGLDYNEVEMVLVGNHAPFTWGKTPHKAVYNSAVLEAVAQMAYLTEQINNQAPRLKDSLIKKHFERKHGPNSYYGQ
- a CDS encoding ribulokinase — its product is MREDQFVIGVDYGSDSVRSVLINAHNGEEIASSVFNYPRWQQGLFCKPAENQFRQHPLDYIEGLETTIKDCIAKAGGAEVAKKVKGLSVDTTGSTPIAVDKTGKPLALTPGFEQNPNAMFILWKDHTSVLEAAQINEHATKFDTNYLKYVGGIYSSEWFWAKLLHIVRVDAQVREALHSWVEHCDWIPFLLTGGTDVKEIKRGRCSAGHKALWAEEFGGLPPDEFFSSLDPLLTGITDKLFKDTYTADEAAGTLSAEWAEKLGLSTDVIVGTGAFDAHMGAVGGQIEPYHLSKVMGTSTCDILVAPSVEVEGKLVAGICGQVNGSVIPGMTGLEAGQSAFGDTYAWFKNVLLWPLNNLLSQSAIIDTATAEALKAEMAELIIPELSRQADLLPLDFDNELSIDWFNGRRTPDANQELKGAITGLGLGSDAPRVFRSLAEATCFGAKSIVERFISEGIPVKGIIGIGGVAKKSPFVMQMMADVLGMPIRIHQFKHTCALGAAMFAAVVAGIYPTVEDAMQGMGRGFDVEYYPNKEKEALYLARYNKYKTLGSFIAQQIAAKATQGVKDNSVLA
- a CDS encoding NUDIX hydrolase; its protein translation is MQKYSKQTRLLLAVDCIIFGFDGDTLKILLIKRGFEPEKGNWSLMGGFVQVAESLDQAANRILKQLTGLEGVYLEQLHTFGSTKRDPIERTVSITYFALIDINKYEIQLSKDYHADWFPLKRVPKLIFDQQEMVETAKKRIRYKAAMHPILFELLPARFTIPQLQTLYESVFNTQIDKRNFSKRVLATGLLIKLNDKDKSGSKRGAYYYQLNMQNYYAKFQAFMNFIPNPDTLSN